The Megalobrama amblycephala isolate DHTTF-2021 linkage group LG18, ASM1881202v1, whole genome shotgun sequence genome segment AGGAGATTGAGGCTGTGGCTGCAGCAGGGAATAAATACTGCCTCTGGGATTTTCTCCAGGATTAGAGCTTGGACGCCTTTGGGAATCCCACTCATGTTGGATCCATTGTCATAACTCTGTCCCCGGTGTGATGAATacaatcctcaactggatggaactggaataaatactttgaatgttgcgatcctatcagatttatgatagcaacctgattcgtaacaaagcactgttcgccagaggagaactgaccccccgactaagcctggtttctcccaaggtttatttctccattttaacacctatttgccacttgtttgccacctgatgtcacctgttggagtttgggttccttgccgctgtcgccttcagcttgcttagttggggacacttgacatttgatattcaacagtattcttgacatttattcaacagtgctttgatctgcctgcattgacactattctttaagagctgctgtgcagcaaaaattatgtaccagttatcaatgtaaagctgctttgacacaatctgcattgtaaaaagcactatataaataaaggtgacttgacttgacaattAATTAACTCTAATCCCAAATTCTTCTCAATCACTTCAATTATTTTCTCTGCTAGGCCAGGCCAGTTGTGTCCTTCACAGCAGTGAAGCCAACAAATGATTCCTGTACACAAATGTCAGGAGTGCAGTCAAACTGGACTGCAATATATTTTGCTGCTTTAATGCGTGTACAGATTTTGCTAACAATGTATTCAGATACAGACtgcaaaaactcattttgagtaCACCATGACGGGTATGATGTTATTTTTTTGGAAGATGCTTCTCTTAGATGCTCTGCCATTGTAACATCATAACGTGCTAGCAGCTCAATTAAGACAAGAAAATTGCCATTTTTAGTGCCGCCCAGTTGTTCGTTCTTCCCTCTCAGCTAAAAAAAGAATGCAGTCAATCACTCTGGTCAGTACATTCTTCCAGCGGGACTTCTCTGCTGTGATTACCTTTTGAAATTCACTGTCAGTTGTCTTCCCTAACTGTAAACGAGTTGCCAATTCTTTCCATGAAAGGTAAGTATCTATATGATGGTTACTTGTTTCATGAAGTTGAAGTGTTTTGAAAGACATTGCCAGTTGTATCCTAGCACCAGCCGTTTGTCACATGTTTTGGCTCCACCAAATAATTTACATGCAAAGAAATACACTTGATTTGCTTTCTTGGAATATAACAACCAGTCTCGCTCAATTCTCTCCCCATTTGATAATAAGCGATAACAATAGGCTTTAGAGAAGCGCCTGTTACTCGCCTCGGATCTAGGATATGGCCCATCAGGACATTTCAAAGGCCCTCTCTCAGTCATCTTTTGCCTAAAAGTGTCAGTAATTTGATGGGTTGCAGGCCAGTCCGATGGGTCCTCTGGGTAAAGTTTTTCCTCTGCATCTCTGGATTCTCCATCTAACTCCTCTCTTCTGATGTCATCCTGAAGATGTGGCTCTCCATCTTTCCCTGCATGAGATTTTTTCAAGACAAACCAAATACTAAACTTTGAAATGCCCTAATCTGTAATGTACTTCACAATATTGTGTGTGGCCAGTCCTGTTCTCTTCACTTGCACTGGATACATttactttctctctctgctcctTATCTTCACAACTAGTAAACAAAATAGACGTAAACAAACAGCCTTTGTACTTTAAGGCTACAATACCTTAATCTGCATGTTTCTTGGTATAGTCATAAAATCCTGTATGGCCCTTCTCTACCTGTTTTTTTCACCTGCTCTGAATTCATTTTCTATCATTGCTTCATTGTCCTCATCTTCATGGCTGAGTAAATGGTTATGTTATTATACCCATAATACAGCAGTTAACTTTCATTATAATTATTTGCATATTTCTATACACTATGAAAGAGTGGTTAAAAACTACCAAAAATGTAAGTGATTAAAACATTAaagtattaatatatatatatatatatatatatatatatatatatatatatatatatatatatatatatatatatatattatgaacaCTCATGTACAAAGCATAAAAATGATTGTATttgcaacagaaaaaaaaatccatgaatAAATTCAAACTGCATAATTTTTAGAAACTTTGTGGTTTTTCAAGCTGAAAATGCATTGAGAGTCCTGTTTACACAACAGCTTACAATAGCATCTCGGAGATAGGGAGTGCTCATTTGAGCTATTTATGGAAATATCAATATGGAAATGTGATTGTATCTGTCCTATTTGCtgtatctatttatttttgctcttgataatcttttttttttctgaatataATGAATGAGGATAGAGTCAATCTTAAATGGTTTGTTCCAGTAGTGTTTTTAGATGGTAGTCACTAGAGGGAGTTAGTGAGGGGGACAGATTGAGTCAGGTTATTGTTAGCGTGATGAAACTCCAGCCTTGTGTTAAATATAAGGGAGCTGGTGCTGTTTTAGTACTTATACATTTGTGATATTTAGgctgttttttattaataaccTTTGTTCAAATCATGTTCTGAAGGAAATAAGCCCAATGAAGACACGGTTTACACTGCTTTCAGAACAGCTAAATAAAGATTGTTCGGCATGCTGTAGAGCTCAGTAATACTGATGTAATGAGGCGACAGACAGGTGTGTGTTTATAGAGTATTTTACAATGACTCAAACACAGCTCAGCCAATCACAATCAAGGTCTGGGACTATGAgtttaaaacactgcttttaTTTGAGCATTTTGCACTTCCACTAAACATCATCCTGTATGCCAGCTCGATCTCGATGTGATTCGTCTTACGACAACTTCAGTCGTTCTCACAACAACCATTATTGCCTTTTAAATAAtgtcaattttaaataaaaaaaataataatattcatgTGCTGATACCACTTACAGTTtggcagagagaaaaaaaacaaatacattgtgttaatacaatacaaaataaactcATACAATGTACAAATGAAATGACATGTATTCATATTTCAttcacatttaaataatgtcaagcCATTGACTTCCTGTGTGAAGACTGGAGGATGATTTTtactcattcattcatgtatttatttccCGCTGTGTGTTCTTTCATGGTGATGGATCCCTTCCCTTCCTCCAAGCCGTGTTTATCTCTTCTAATGAAACTAAAAAGAGGTCATATTTAATGAAAAGTTAAAGAGGAGAaacttgtgtatttatttatgtttaaaaaacaaCCATAAATCGAGTGATGGAAGACTTACCTTTTGCATTTCTGCATTTCTTCCAGAGTCTCAGGCAGCACTTTCTCAAACGTCTCGGGCAAAAACATGTTAGCTATTGAGGAAGCGATGGTGAGACTTCCCATCAGGATGTAGGGCAGATACTTGTTGAAAGTACCTGTATGAATAGAGGGCAGAACACGTCATCGCTAAAATCTTCAAGTATTTCCCCCTAAAGCTCTTCTCTAAAATCTGTtctttgaaatgacatgaatgAAGTTTTGCTCAAAGCACTCGATTTACCTAAGAATATGACGTAAGGCGCAGTGATGCTGCCGATGCGGGCGGCTGAAGAGCACATGCCGATGCCCAGGTTCCTCAGGACGGTGGGATAGAGCTCCGCCGTGTAGATGTACACCACCGTGAAGGACATGGTGAAGCCGAACTTGCCAGCCATCTCTAATGCCAGTGCCAGCGTATGAAGACCTGTGAAAGAGCTTTGTCGTTACGCTGATCGATCGCTGCATTGAAATGTCTGCCTTTATTAAAATGCTTTTGCCTGCTGATAGAAGACGTTCTTTCAGAAATATTTCAGAACTGGTAAACGTACCCATTCAGACCTGCCAACCTTTATGTAGAGTTCAATAACGTTTATGCATACAGTATAAGCTCTAAATCTGCAGAAGCATGTGAATGTGGCCTTCAGTAATAGGCTTAACCTCTTTTCCTTGAAATGGTCCAAGTCCAGTTTTACTTGTGTGGAACGTAAGATAATCCTCGACCCGTAGTAAACTCACAGACGTTCGTTCATAGATGTCGCTTGAACAGGGATCGACTCAATAAACCGATTACTGATGCTTTTTCTTCAAAGTACACTAAACTCGCTTTCCTCTATGTGCCTTTTATAATCAGTTCTTCAAATGCTCCTGCAGCGTGTCTTCTGCGTTACTCACATCGGCTCTTTTATCATTACAAGCCCTCGTGACGTTTGTAATTCGCTCTAGATAAATCCTCTGCTGAATGAGTAAATGCACAGAATGACTCTTGTGTTCAACACTATCCCTTTCTGTAAGTGCTGTAAGCAAAAGGTCACGCTGCATGGACCTCTGTTCAATTTTAGGATAACCTTCAAAACCTGAATCACAAGTAGGATTTTGCTAAAATCTTTGAGTCGTGTTGCGTTTGTGAACTCTTACTTTCAGGAATGAGTTGCACCAGAAGCAGAAATCCTCCTCCTATGATGAGGAAAGCAGACAGGACGGGTCTCCGTGGACAGCTCCTCAGGAGGAACGTGGACACGATGTAGGCCGGCACTTCAGTCACCGCGGACAGGAAGCAGTTGAGGAACGGATCGCCGCTAAGATTAGTGGTGTTCAAGGACAAGCCGAAATATCCGATGTTGATAGCCATCCTATCAGAGGGAGGAAAGGACACTCGCTGACGCACGGAAAGAACAAACCCAGCCAACTAAcatatgttctaagaatgtttttctaatgttcatattaaacatgatttctgaatgttttaattgctttaaaaatgttttttcatggTTATGCGAACgttagggatagttcacccaaaaatggcatttctctcatcatttgctcaccctcatgcagTGTTTGGGAGTCGCTAACTACAAGTAGCGACGCTAATAACTTAACTACAGTTTTCAGTAGCTTTTCCCAGTAAGTAGCGGTGTAGGGTTAGCGTGACCACAAGCTACATCCCGTTTTGGGTTTTGATGAACCTGCAATGCACTGACAGCGTCTTCTTGTTAGATCACAACTAAAATTGTGCATTACGCTGTATTGTTATATCACGCCTCTTGCGGCTTGACAGTTCACTGAGAGGAGATTGTCTGATGATTGTGTAAAGGACAGGAGTGGGCTGATATTTCACATGAATCGACTAGAAAAGGTTACATTTTGTATGCAATTTATACAAACCAAAGATTAAAACACTGTTACTAGACCGTTTTGTAATGCACCCAAAAGATCACTAATGTTGTGTTTTGCTCCGTTGCTTTGGCGAAGCAATCTGTCAATCGAGCAGAATTTGGTTGCGGCAAGTTTCAGAGTGAAGTGTTCACGGGAGCAGCTCATGATTCGCGCCTCAGTGAGTTTAATATGATTATATCCATTTTAtatccatatatccattttaAGTTGCATAACTTGCATACTTTTTGTTCTTGCATTATTGTTACATTTGTAGCAATATTACACTTTGACAGTCAGTTTTTAGATATATTTGAGCATTGAGTGTTTGgatagtttacaaaataaaacaatactcTTTGAAATCATAAGCAGTTTCAATGTAGTGACCTACTTTTTGATAGTAACTTGTAGTGTAGCTCACCACTTTTTCAGCAGGGTAGATTGACTGTATCTGAACTACTTTAGCGTATGAGTAGCTTGTAAAGCTACAGTTTCAGAATATCTTCCCCATTGCTGCCCTCATGCCTCATGTCAtgtgtatgactttatttcttctgatAAACACAAAGACTTTTAGGAAAATAATCctaaaaatctttttaaaaaaaagtaattattttcCTAAAAATCTCTGTTtatctaaagaaagaaagaaatttcatctttgggtggactatctctttaaggaaacattccatttgatcatttgaacattctgaaacaagtattAGACAAACATTCAGCTAAAATAAACCATAAACAAtgtatataatgtttttgtgctaacgttattaaagaccagataactttaaaTGAATGTTCTATTAACATTACAGGAACTTGAAGAGAACTTTCCCTGTTCACTGAGTTAATGATTCGTAATATAAACAGGTAAAGCTAAAGCATGTCATGTGTCTGATCATCTCTCACCACAGCAGTAAACACATAAAGGTGGTTTTGCGGATCTTGCTGGTCCTCAGGACGTCAAGCACGCTGTACTGGCTGTTCTGAGATGAATCCTCTTTAACCTAGAAATGATTGTAAAGAACAGATTTGTCTTTCTCAAAACCTCACTTATATAGTAGCTACTTTGAGTCTGGACAGCGCAGCGGTCAGACCTCGGACGTGCTGAAGATGACCTCCGGAGGAGTGACTTTGTTCTTCTTCGCCGCCTCTCTCACGATGGCCTCGGATTCCAGCACTCGTCCCTGAGCGAGAAGCCACCGCGGAGACTCCGGGATCAGCCTGGGATTGATCATGGAGAAAAGGGGAAATGGAGAGGAGTCTGAACCAGTTCACACTAGACTTGCTTGTTCTGAATCAGATCTGAAGTAAAACATTATCACTTCTACTTCTATTACTTGCACTTGAGTACAGATTGTGAGCGCCGTGTGTTCTTGACTCACCACCACAGAGGGACGTACACCACCGTCACGCCCGACAGAACCCTCAGCAGTGTCCTCCAGTCGCGGATGGCGAAGGCGATCCAGGGCAGCACCATGTAACCGATGCAGTAATGCAGGAAAGCTCCCAGCGTAGTGAAGAGAACTCGCAGGGATTTACTTAATATTTCGCTACCTGTGAGAATGAATACAGCATGCGGGGTGAAGCTCAGTTATACAACAACATGGCCAGATTATATTCACTTCTGTTTCCTTCAATGACATCTCATCACATGCTTACCAAGTACAAAAGCTGTGAGGTACAGGGAAATCTGGAAAGTGCCAACAAAGAAATACAGGACGCAGAAGAGCAGCCACGAGTGAGAGAAGGACTGCGCCAGGATCACCAGCGCTTCTGCCGCCAGAGACGTGAAGAGAACCTTCTTCCTGCCGAACCTGAGACACCAGACACCAGACGTCAGTGGTGAACACACTCTCCAGGTTAGGAGAGAGCAACGAGAACACCTTCAGTTTTGAGGGTGGAAGTAGACCAGtaaacaaaaactgttttacCGTAGCTTACTAGATCTGTAAAGCACACAGGTGCTGTCATATAGCTTCGGCCAGATATTCTCCATCAAAACCGACTGTTTGCATTAATTATGATATGTGCACAAAAGCAGTACCTGTCAGAAAGTTGGCCAGAAACAAGAGAGCCCAACAAGTAGCCCATGTATAACGTCGAGGTTGCGAACGGGACTCTCCACTCGCTGTCGCACACCAGATTCCACTGtgagaaatacagtaaaatggcAGCTTACCATCACATGTTCATTTGGACACGGAACATTATTACTGGTCCAATGAAACGCCTGTGCTGCTATTGACCATTCAATGATGAAGACGAGTTTACACACACTCACGGCATAGTTTGAGTATTTGCAtctttttgaatttatttaaaccCAAATTCCTTAAAATCAGCAAACAGGCTAATCAATTGGATTTTTATTGAtggtaaacatattttaaaacacattttgtttaATTACTACTACACAGATCTCATTTATTGAATATGTATTATGTTTATTAGATAAAACTGTGtcatatatgtaattaaaatacacaaatcCTCCTAAATCTTTGGCATGGGTTGTCCTCACCTCAGAGACGATGGTGGAGTGGTAGACATCAGTGCTGTAGCTCCATCCATCCGCACATCTCTCTCGTTTGAGGTCTGTGAGGTTCACGTCCTGCGGTGAGTAACCTTGAGCCGACAGGTTTCGGACCGTCTCCAGACTGTATCTCCAGCACTGACTGGGCTGCAGTTTTCCATTGACCATCTCCTTGGGAATACTCGCTCTCGTCCATTCTTCACTCAGATTTCCATCCGCTACCTGACAGTGATGTGATGGTGAAGCCCCGACGAAAACAATGTAGAGGCCGTGAAACCCGGTGGAAATGTAGATGGCGTTCAAGAGGAAGAAAAGGAGCGCAAAAAATGGTCCCTTTTGCCCCAGAAAGGCAGTGTCCTCGTCATAATTTCCCATTCTGCTTGTGCTGGAGATTACAGAAGAATCAGATGACTGTAAAATGCCTTTTGTCCAAACCCCCTGAGTTACAACATGCTGCAGAGTTCAGCTTCGGGCTTCAGGTCTTTGGTCTGTTTGAGGAGAAGGCTGCTGTCCACCACCTGAACACATGACAGAAGGCTGAGTTTGGCCATGGAACTGGTCTTCAAACATTATGAACATGGCAACTAATCCAAGGCACATTTTTCCACTAAAAGGAGCCAAAAGAACTGCAATCTGATTAGCTGTAATGGGAGTTTAACTCCACAGCAGGATAAGTGTTCAGCAGGGATCCTACAGAGCTCGATTCTAATCGTTATGTTGCTTGAATTCTCAGTATTATCCTTGAAAATGTTTCCTTGTTTTACTTAGaacaaataaatgataaataaaaaataaatagccttGATTAAAGATCACCGAGATAAACCTTGCGCGTCACGTGCGATCCACGTGATCAATAATTTGCCGCCTAAAATAGCATCATGTCCGTTAGTTCAACGGACCCGGCTGACCGAGTTATTCATGGCACCGTTTCAATGACGCTGATTTAAATGACAATTACTAATTACATCTGGGTCAAGAGCAACTACACGAAAACTAGATGTTCATAACTCAAAAATGA includes the following:
- the slc22a5 gene encoding solute carrier family 22 member 5 translates to MGNYDEDTAFLGQKGPFFALLFFLLNAIYISTGFHGLYIVFVGASPSHHCQVADGNLSEEWTRASIPKEMVNGKLQPSQCWRYSLETVRNLSAQGYSPQDVNLTDLKRERCADGWSYSTDVYHSTIVSEWNLVCDSEWRVPFATSTLYMGYLLGSLVSGQLSDRFGRKKVLFTSLAAEALVILAQSFSHSWLLFCVLYFFVGTFQISLYLTAFVLGSEILSKSLRVLFTTLGAFLHYCIGYMVLPWIAFAIRDWRTLLRVLSGVTVVYVPLWWLIPESPRWLLAQGRVLESEAIVREAAKKNKVTPPEVIFSTSEVKEDSSQNSQYSVLDVLRTSKIRKTTFMCLLLWMAINIGYFGLSLNTTNLSGDPFLNCFLSAVTEVPAYIVSTFLLRSCPRRPVLSAFLIIGGGFLLLVQLIPESLHTLALALEMAGKFGFTMSFTVVYIYTAELYPTVLRNLGIGMCSSAARIGSITAPYVIFLGTFNKYLPYILMGSLTIASSIANMFLPETFEKVLPETLEEMQKCKSFIRRDKHGLEEGKGSITMKEHTAGNKYMNE